A single window of Balaenoptera ricei isolate mBalRic1 chromosome 15, mBalRic1.hap2, whole genome shotgun sequence DNA harbors:
- the LOC132349966 gene encoding zinc finger protein 764-like isoform X3, with protein MSAVAYLNLAVLGFRGTKPALISWVEEEAELWGPDARDPETGECLREADTAGSRDKEEKGQREGTEALGKILSVDAQPPGLMALKPFSAGFSYGWEQPSKVPRRGRPPLCAHPPVPRADQRHGCYMCGKSFAWRSTLVEHLYTHTGEKPFSCPDCGKGFSQASSLSKHRAIHRGERPHRCPDCGRAFTQRSALTTHLRVHTGEKPYSCADCGRCFSQSSALYQHQRVHSGETPFPCPDCGRAFAHASDLRRHVRTHTGEKPYPCPDCGRCFRQSSEMAAHRRTHSGERPYACPQCGRCFGQKSAMAKHQWVHRPGAGRRRGRGASGLPVTLASGRGDLDPPVGFQHYPEIFQECG; from the exons ATGTCTGCGGTGGCATACCTTAACCTGGCCGTGCTCG GCTTCCGAGGCACCAAGCCAGCCCTCATCTCCTGGGTGGAGGAAGAGGCCGAACTGTGGGGTCCAGATGCCCGGGATCCTGAGACGGGAGAGTGTCTTAGAGAAGCAGACACAG CAGGTTCCagagacaaggaagagaaaggacaaagagaaggGACCGAGGCACTGGGGAAGATCCTTTCTGTGGACGCTCAGCCTCCCGGGCTGATGGCTCTCAAACCCTTTTCTGCTGGGTTTTCTTATGGTTGGGAGCAGCCATCGAAGGTGCCTCGCCGGGGTCGCCCACCACTCTGTGCCCATCCCCCGGTCCCCAGGGCAGACCAGAGGCACGGTTGCTACATGTGCGGGAAGAGTTTCGCTTGGCGCTCCACCCTGGTGGAGCATCTGTACACCCACACGGGCGAGAAGCCCTTCAGTTGCCCTGACTGTGGCAAGGGCTTCAGCCAGGCCTCCTCTCTGAGCAAGCACCGGGCCATCCACCGAGGGGAGCGGCCCCACCGCTGCCCGGACTGTGGCCGGGCCTTCACCCAGCGTTCCGCCCTCACCACCCACCTCCGGGTCCACACGGGCGAGAAGCCCTACAGCTGTGCTGACTGCGGCCGCTGCTTCAGCCAGAGCTCCGCCCTCTACCAGCACCAGCGGGTCCACAGCGGCGAGACCCCATTCCCGTGCCCAGACTGTGGCCGCGCCTTCGCCCACGCCTCAGACCTCCGGCGCCACGTGCGCACCCACACGGGCGAGAAGCCCTATCCGTGCCCAGATTGCGGGCGCTGCTTCCGGCAGAGCTCCGAGATGGCGGCCCACCGGCGCACCCACAGCGGCGAGCGCCCTTACGCCTGTCCGCAATGCGGCAGGTGCTTTGGCCAGAAGTCAGCCATGGCCAAGCACCAGTGGGTCCATCGGCCCGGGGCGGGGCGGCGCAGGGGCCGGGGTGCCAGTGGGTTGCCTGTGACCCTGGCCTCTGGCCGAGGGGACCTGGACCCACCCGTGGGCTTCCAGCACTACCCAGAGATATTCCAGGAGTGTGGGTGA
- the LOC132349966 gene encoding zinc finger protein 764-like isoform X2, with protein MAPPPAPLPAREANGAGRQGGKPEPLSFADVAVYFSPEEWGCLRPAQRALYRDVMRETYGHLGALGFRGTKPALISWVEEEAELWGPDARDPETGECLREADTGSRDKEEKGQREGTEALGKILSVDAQPPGLMALKPFSAGFSYGWEQPSKVPRRGRPPLCAHPPVPRADQRHGCYMCGKSFAWRSTLVEHLYTHTGEKPFSCPDCGKGFSQASSLSKHRAIHRGERPHRCPDCGRAFTQRSALTTHLRVHTGEKPYSCADCGRCFSQSSALYQHQRVHSGETPFPCPDCGRAFAHASDLRRHVRTHTGEKPYPCPDCGRCFRQSSEMAAHRRTHSGERPYACPQCGRCFGQKSAMAKHQWVHRPGAGRRRGRGASGLPVTLASGRGDLDPPVGFQHYPEIFQECG; from the exons ATGgcgccgcccccggccccgctCCCCGCGCGGGAAGCTAACGGGGCCGGGCGCCAGGGGGGAAAACCCGAGCCCCTGAGCTTCGCGGACGTGGCCGTGTACTTCTCCCCGGAGGAGTGGGGGTGTCTGCGGCCCGCGCAGAGGGCCCTGTACCGGGACGTGATGCGAGAGACCTACGGCCACCTGGGCGCGCTCG GCTTCCGAGGCACCAAGCCAGCCCTCATCTCCTGGGTGGAGGAAGAGGCCGAACTGTGGGGTCCAGATGCCCGGGATCCTGAGACGGGAGAGTGTCTTAGAGAAGCAGACACAG GTTCCagagacaaggaagagaaaggacaaagagaaggGACCGAGGCACTGGGGAAGATCCTTTCTGTGGACGCTCAGCCTCCCGGGCTGATGGCTCTCAAACCCTTTTCTGCTGGGTTTTCTTATGGTTGGGAGCAGCCATCGAAGGTGCCTCGCCGGGGTCGCCCACCACTCTGTGCCCATCCCCCGGTCCCCAGGGCAGACCAGAGGCACGGTTGCTACATGTGCGGGAAGAGTTTCGCTTGGCGCTCCACCCTGGTGGAGCATCTGTACACCCACACGGGCGAGAAGCCCTTCAGTTGCCCTGACTGTGGCAAGGGCTTCAGCCAGGCCTCCTCTCTGAGCAAGCACCGGGCCATCCACCGAGGGGAGCGGCCCCACCGCTGCCCGGACTGTGGCCGGGCCTTCACCCAGCGTTCCGCCCTCACCACCCACCTCCGGGTCCACACGGGCGAGAAGCCCTACAGCTGTGCTGACTGCGGCCGCTGCTTCAGCCAGAGCTCCGCCCTCTACCAGCACCAGCGGGTCCACAGCGGCGAGACCCCATTCCCGTGCCCAGACTGTGGCCGCGCCTTCGCCCACGCCTCAGACCTCCGGCGCCACGTGCGCACCCACACGGGCGAGAAGCCCTATCCGTGCCCAGATTGCGGGCGCTGCTTCCGGCAGAGCTCCGAGATGGCGGCCCACCGGCGCACCCACAGCGGCGAGCGCCCTTACGCCTGTCCGCAATGCGGCAGGTGCTTTGGCCAGAAGTCAGCCATGGCCAAGCACCAGTGGGTCCATCGGCCCGGGGCGGGGCGGCGCAGGGGCCGGGGTGCCAGTGGGTTGCCTGTGACCCTGGCCTCTGGCCGAGGGGACCTGGACCCACCCGTGGGCTTCCAGCACTACCCAGAGATATTCCAGGAGTGTGGGTGA
- the LOC132349966 gene encoding zinc finger protein 764-like isoform X1, whose protein sequence is MAPPPAPLPAREANGAGRQGGKPEPLSFADVAVYFSPEEWGCLRPAQRALYRDVMRETYGHLGALGFRGTKPALISWVEEEAELWGPDARDPETGECLREADTAGSRDKEEKGQREGTEALGKILSVDAQPPGLMALKPFSAGFSYGWEQPSKVPRRGRPPLCAHPPVPRADQRHGCYMCGKSFAWRSTLVEHLYTHTGEKPFSCPDCGKGFSQASSLSKHRAIHRGERPHRCPDCGRAFTQRSALTTHLRVHTGEKPYSCADCGRCFSQSSALYQHQRVHSGETPFPCPDCGRAFAHASDLRRHVRTHTGEKPYPCPDCGRCFRQSSEMAAHRRTHSGERPYACPQCGRCFGQKSAMAKHQWVHRPGAGRRRGRGASGLPVTLASGRGDLDPPVGFQHYPEIFQECG, encoded by the exons ATGgcgccgcccccggccccgctCCCCGCGCGGGAAGCTAACGGGGCCGGGCGCCAGGGGGGAAAACCCGAGCCCCTGAGCTTCGCGGACGTGGCCGTGTACTTCTCCCCGGAGGAGTGGGGGTGTCTGCGGCCCGCGCAGAGGGCCCTGTACCGGGACGTGATGCGAGAGACCTACGGCCACCTGGGCGCGCTCG GCTTCCGAGGCACCAAGCCAGCCCTCATCTCCTGGGTGGAGGAAGAGGCCGAACTGTGGGGTCCAGATGCCCGGGATCCTGAGACGGGAGAGTGTCTTAGAGAAGCAGACACAG CAGGTTCCagagacaaggaagagaaaggacaaagagaaggGACCGAGGCACTGGGGAAGATCCTTTCTGTGGACGCTCAGCCTCCCGGGCTGATGGCTCTCAAACCCTTTTCTGCTGGGTTTTCTTATGGTTGGGAGCAGCCATCGAAGGTGCCTCGCCGGGGTCGCCCACCACTCTGTGCCCATCCCCCGGTCCCCAGGGCAGACCAGAGGCACGGTTGCTACATGTGCGGGAAGAGTTTCGCTTGGCGCTCCACCCTGGTGGAGCATCTGTACACCCACACGGGCGAGAAGCCCTTCAGTTGCCCTGACTGTGGCAAGGGCTTCAGCCAGGCCTCCTCTCTGAGCAAGCACCGGGCCATCCACCGAGGGGAGCGGCCCCACCGCTGCCCGGACTGTGGCCGGGCCTTCACCCAGCGTTCCGCCCTCACCACCCACCTCCGGGTCCACACGGGCGAGAAGCCCTACAGCTGTGCTGACTGCGGCCGCTGCTTCAGCCAGAGCTCCGCCCTCTACCAGCACCAGCGGGTCCACAGCGGCGAGACCCCATTCCCGTGCCCAGACTGTGGCCGCGCCTTCGCCCACGCCTCAGACCTCCGGCGCCACGTGCGCACCCACACGGGCGAGAAGCCCTATCCGTGCCCAGATTGCGGGCGCTGCTTCCGGCAGAGCTCCGAGATGGCGGCCCACCGGCGCACCCACAGCGGCGAGCGCCCTTACGCCTGTCCGCAATGCGGCAGGTGCTTTGGCCAGAAGTCAGCCATGGCCAAGCACCAGTGGGTCCATCGGCCCGGGGCGGGGCGGCGCAGGGGCCGGGGTGCCAGTGGGTTGCCTGTGACCCTGGCCTCTGGCCGAGGGGACCTGGACCCACCCGTGGGCTTCCAGCACTACCCAGAGATATTCCAGGAGTGTGGGTGA